The Clostridioides difficile genome has a segment encoding these proteins:
- a CDS encoding PIN/TRAM domain-containing protein — MIRKVTRILFILLGFTIGITTYLTLMRDFEILTFGKETYGYIAAVVAGIVIAILGYLIEPWVVNRTKEIAKVVDKELSKYPQTDILLGSMGLIVGFVIAYLLSGLVNRIPIVGGILSLLLYLFLGYLGMKVALKSKNDLFNIGKLGRLANPIKDKDKDKDNKKEVKAIPPKVLDTSVIIDGRIADICKTGFVEGKLIIPAFVLEELRHIADSSDDLKRVRGRRGLDILNIIQKELNIEVEISERDFDEIAEVDSKLLKLAQVLNGKVVTNDYNLNKVAQFQGVEVLNINELANAIKPVAIPGEDMVVQVVKEGKEAQQGVAYLDDGTMIVVDGGRKHMNETIKVLVTSVLQTPAGRMIFAKPKN, encoded by the coding sequence TTGATAAGGAAAGTAACAAGGATATTGTTTATTTTACTTGGATTTACGATAGGTATAACGACCTATTTAACATTGATGAGAGATTTTGAAATATTAACATTTGGAAAAGAAACGTATGGTTATATAGCAGCTGTAGTAGCAGGTATAGTAATAGCTATTTTAGGATATCTTATAGAGCCATGGGTTGTAAATAGAACAAAAGAAATTGCTAAAGTTGTGGATAAAGAATTATCAAAATATCCTCAAACTGATATATTATTAGGGTCTATGGGTCTTATAGTAGGATTTGTAATTGCATATTTATTAAGTGGATTAGTAAACAGAATACCAATAGTAGGTGGAATATTATCATTACTATTATATTTATTCCTAGGATATCTTGGAATGAAAGTTGCGCTTAAAAGTAAAAATGATTTATTTAATATTGGAAAATTAGGAAGATTGGCAAATCCTATTAAAGATAAGGATAAAGACAAAGATAATAAAAAAGAAGTAAAGGCAATACCTCCAAAAGTATTAGATACAAGTGTAATAATTGATGGAAGGATAGCTGATATTTGTAAAACAGGATTTGTAGAAGGAAAACTTATTATCCCTGCTTTTGTTTTGGAAGAGCTAAGACATATTGCAGATTCTTCAGATGATTTGAAAAGAGTAAGAGGTAGAAGAGGTCTGGATATATTAAATATAATTCAGAAAGAATTAAATATAGAGGTCGAAATAAGTGAAAGGGACTTTGATGAGATAGCAGAAGTTGATAGTAAATTATTAAAGCTTGCCCAAGTATTAAATGGAAAAGTTGTTACTAATGATTATAACTTAAATAAAGTTGCTCAATTTCAAGGTGTTGAAGTATTAAATATAAATGAGTTAGCTAATGCTATAAAACCAGTTGCAATACCAGGTGAAGATATGGTTGTCCAAGTGGTTAAAGAAGGAAAAGAAGCTCAACAGGGTGTTGCATATCTAGATGATGGAACTATGATAGTTGTTGATGGAGGAAGAAAACATATGAATGAGACTATAAAAGTTTTAGTAACTTCTGTTCTTCAAACTCCTGCTGGTAGAATGATATTTGCAAAACCTAAAAATTGA
- the disA gene encoding DNA integrity scanning diadenylate cyclase DisA, producing the protein MENFLDNKNMLYALKMISPGTPLRLGLNNVLRAKTGGLIVIATNEDVMKIVDGGFAINAEYSPSYLYELAKMDGAIVLSGDVKKVLFANAQLIPDYFIETTETGTRHRTAERVAKQTGAIVIGISQRRNVITVYRGNEKYVVEDISKIFTKANQAIQTLEKYKTVLDQAITNLNALEFNDLVTIYDVALVMQKMEMVMRVTSIIEKYVIELGDEGTLVSMQLEELMGTTRIDQKLIFKDYNKENTEIKELMKKVKNLNSEELIELFNMAKLLGYSGFSESMDMPIKTRGYRILSKIHRLPTAIIENLVNYFENFQEILDASIEELDEVEGIGEIRATYIKNGLIKMKQLVLLDRHI; encoded by the coding sequence ATGGAGAATTTTTTGGATAATAAAAATATGCTATATGCATTAAAAATGATATCTCCTGGAACCCCTCTTAGATTAGGCCTAAACAATGTATTAAGAGCTAAGACAGGTGGTTTGATTGTAATTGCAACAAATGAAGATGTAATGAAAATAGTAGATGGAGGATTTGCTATAAATGCAGAGTATTCACCATCATATCTATATGAGTTAGCTAAAATGGATGGAGCAATAGTTTTAAGTGGTGATGTAAAAAAAGTATTATTTGCTAATGCACAACTTATACCAGATTATTTTATAGAAACAACAGAGACTGGAACTAGACATAGGACGGCAGAAAGAGTAGCAAAGCAAACTGGTGCTATAGTCATAGGAATTTCACAAAGAAGAAATGTTATAACAGTTTATAGAGGAAATGAGAAGTATGTGGTCGAAGATATATCTAAGATATTTACTAAGGCAAATCAAGCAATACAAACTCTAGAAAAATATAAAACAGTATTAGACCAAGCTATAACTAATTTAAATGCTTTAGAGTTTAATGATTTGGTAACTATTTATGATGTAGCATTAGTCATGCAGAAAATGGAAATGGTAATGAGAGTTACAAGTATAATTGAAAAATATGTGATAGAATTGGGGGATGAAGGAACTTTAGTAAGTATGCAATTAGAAGAATTAATGGGTACAACTAGAATAGATCAGAAATTAATATTCAAAGATTATAACAAAGAAAATACTGAAATAAAAGAACTTATGAAAAAAGTTAAAAATTTAAATTCAGAAGAACTAATAGAATTATTTAATATGGCAAAACTATTAGGGTATAGTGGATTTTCAGAAAGTATGGATATGCCTATAAAAACAAGAGGCTATAGAATTCTTAGCAAAATACATAGACTACCAACAGCAATAATAGAAAACTTAGTAAATTATTTTGAAAACTTCCAAGAAATATTAGACGCGTCTATTGAAGAGTTAGATGAAGTTGAAGGAATAGGTGAAATAAGAGCAACATATATAAAAAATGGACTTATAAAAATGAAACAATTAGTATTATTAGATAGACACATATAA
- the radA gene encoding DNA repair protein RadA, with the protein MAKIKTKYVCQSCGYETAKWLGKCPECTKWNTFVEEVDQKSTKKEVFIIDKSSSKPVSITSIESKEEERFTTDIKELDRVLGGGIVKGSLVLVGGDPGIGKSTLLIQVSSNVAKLGRTVLYITGEESESQIKMRAKRLGINSENLYIFAENNLSIIESYLESVNPELIILDSIQTVFSPEISSAPGTVSQIKEGTSKFMKISKKMGISTFIVGHVTKEGSLAGPKLLEHMVDTVLYFEGERYNTYRLVRAVKNRFGSTNELGVFEMRDLGLVELDNPSKILISEKPKDVAGSVIISTVEGTRPMLLELQALVSPTSFGIARRTSTGVDYNRVGMLLAVLEKRVGLQIQNQDVYINIVGGIKINEPSIDLGIAISVASSFRNIPIDEDIAVTGEVGLTGEVRSVSFIEKRIAECKKLGFKKMVVPRSNYDVVKDTKGIEIWPVDNLRQAINIVLGRNQ; encoded by the coding sequence ATGGCAAAAATAAAAACTAAATATGTATGTCAATCCTGTGGATATGAAACAGCTAAATGGCTTGGAAAATGTCCAGAGTGTACAAAATGGAATACATTTGTAGAAGAAGTAGATCAAAAAAGCACAAAAAAAGAGGTCTTTATAATAGATAAATCTTCATCTAAACCAGTTAGTATAACTTCAATAGAGAGCAAAGAAGAAGAAAGGTTTACAACAGATATAAAAGAATTAGATAGAGTACTTGGAGGAGGTATAGTTAAAGGTTCTCTAGTACTTGTTGGTGGAGACCCTGGTATAGGTAAATCGACACTTTTAATTCAAGTTTCTAGTAATGTAGCTAAATTAGGAAGGACTGTTTTATATATAACTGGAGAAGAATCAGAATCACAAATAAAAATGAGAGCAAAAAGATTAGGTATTAATTCAGAAAATTTATATATATTTGCTGAAAATAATTTAAGTATAATTGAATCTTATTTAGAAAGTGTAAATCCAGAATTAATAATTCTAGACTCAATTCAAACTGTCTTTAGTCCAGAAATATCTTCAGCACCAGGAACTGTTAGCCAAATTAAAGAAGGTACTTCAAAATTCATGAAGATTTCTAAAAAAATGGGAATTTCAACATTCATAGTTGGTCATGTAACCAAAGAAGGTTCACTAGCAGGGCCAAAATTATTAGAGCATATGGTTGATACTGTTTTATATTTTGAAGGTGAAAGATATAATACATATAGATTAGTAAGGGCTGTTAAAAATAGATTTGGTTCAACAAATGAACTTGGGGTATTTGAAATGAGAGACTTGGGATTAGTAGAACTTGATAACCCGTCTAAGATTTTGATATCTGAGAAACCAAAAGATGTAGCAGGTTCAGTTATAATATCTACTGTAGAAGGTACAAGACCAATGTTACTTGAATTACAAGCATTAGTTTCACCTACAAGTTTTGGTATAGCGAGAAGAACATCTACAGGAGTAGATTATAATAGAGTTGGTATGTTGTTAGCAGTCTTAGAAAAACGTGTTGGTTTGCAAATACAAAACCAAGATGTATATATAAATATAGTTGGAGGTATAAAGATAAATGAACCTTCAATTGACTTAGGAATAGCTATTTCTGTAGCATCTAGCTTTAGAAATATACCTATAGATGAAGATATAGCTGTTACAGGAGAGGTAGGGCTTACAGGAGAAGTTAGATCAGTAAGTTTTATAGAAAAAAGAATTGCTGAGTGCAAAAAACTTGGATTTAAAAAGATGGTAGTTCCTAGAAGTAATTATGATGTTGTAAAAGATACTAAAGGTATAGAAATATGGCCAGTAGATAACTTAAGACAAGCTATAAATATAGTACTTGGGAGGAATCAATAA
- a CDS encoding ATP-dependent Clp protease ATP-binding subunit, translating to MNFNRFTQRAKKAIDLAFESAKNLGHNIVGSEHILLGLLKEEEGIAAKVLSKVGFTEAYLEGKIIDMEGKGEGIPEDIVLSPRSKQILELSGMFANKLKTNYIGTEHILLAIIQEGEGIANKVLNYAGVNDRTLAQLTIDMMGMSDNNQYKSENSYTGNQNQTESKILDKYGRNLTLYAKQNKIDPVIGREKEIQRVIQILSRRTKNNPVLIGDPGVGKTAIAEGLATNIALGNVPETLKSKTLYSLEMGSLLAGAKYRGEFEERIKEVVDEVVKNGNIILFIDEMHTIIGAGSTGEGSIDASNILKPALARGEIQVIGATTIDEYRKHVEKDSALERRFQPVMVDEPSKEDSIKILEGLRDKYEAHHKVKITDDAIKTAVELSTRYISDRYLPDKAIDLIDEAASKVRLKENTPPAEIKKLELEIENIDKEKEEAVRCQDFEKAAKIRDEQGILKKQLEDVRERWNKSSKHSDLVDGEVIAEVVGLWTGIPVNKIIEEEADRLLKLEEILHNRVIGQEQAVKSISKAIRRSRAGLKDPNRPIGSFLFLGPTGVGKTELSKALAEVQFGDENQIIRIDMSEYMEKHAVSRMIGSPPGYIGHDEGGQLTEKVRRNPYSVILFDEIEKAHPDVFNILLQILDDGRLTDSKGRTVDFKNTIVIMTSNVGASTIGRQKTLGFSIAKGDEEEKSQYEKMKENIMGELKQRFRPEFLNRIDDIIVFHSLNAEHISKIVILMVDKLQERLKDMEIKLEMSDEAIKLISKSGFDLEYGARPLKRALQKELEDELSEAILRGDVKKGSNIMAKVKDEKVVFETK from the coding sequence ATGAACTTCAATAGATTTACACAAAGAGCTAAAAAAGCAATTGATTTAGCGTTTGAGTCTGCTAAAAACTTAGGACATAATATTGTTGGAAGCGAGCATATACTTTTAGGGCTTTTAAAAGAAGAAGAAGGAATAGCTGCCAAAGTTCTAAGTAAAGTTGGATTTACAGAGGCTTATTTAGAAGGTAAAATAATTGATATGGAAGGTAAGGGCGAAGGAATTCCAGAGGATATAGTATTAAGCCCAAGAAGTAAACAAATATTGGAATTATCAGGAATGTTTGCAAATAAATTAAAAACAAATTATATAGGAACTGAGCATATATTATTAGCTATTATTCAAGAAGGTGAAGGAATAGCCAATAAAGTTTTGAACTATGCAGGTGTAAATGACAGAACTCTAGCGCAATTAACAATTGATATGATGGGTATGAGTGATAATAATCAATATAAATCAGAAAATAGTTACACGGGCAACCAAAATCAAACAGAGTCTAAGATTCTTGATAAATATGGAAGAAATCTTACACTATATGCAAAACAAAATAAAATAGACCCTGTTATAGGAAGAGAAAAAGAAATACAAAGAGTGATACAAATATTAAGTAGAAGAACTAAAAACAACCCTGTGCTAATAGGAGACCCAGGAGTAGGTAAAACAGCTATAGCTGAAGGTTTAGCAACAAACATAGCATTAGGTAATGTTCCAGAAACACTAAAAAGTAAAACTCTGTATTCTTTAGAGATGGGTTCATTATTAGCTGGTGCTAAGTACAGAGGAGAATTTGAAGAAAGAATTAAAGAAGTTGTAGATGAGGTTGTTAAAAACGGAAATATAATTTTATTTATAGATGAGATGCATACCATAATAGGAGCTGGGTCTACAGGAGAAGGTTCTATAGATGCGTCAAATATATTAAAACCCGCTTTAGCTAGAGGAGAAATACAAGTTATAGGTGCGACAACAATAGATGAGTATAGAAAGCATGTTGAAAAAGACTCTGCACTAGAAAGAAGATTTCAACCAGTTATGGTGGATGAGCCAAGTAAAGAAGATTCAATAAAAATATTAGAAGGATTGAGAGATAAATATGAAGCTCATCACAAAGTTAAAATAACTGATGATGCTATAAAAACAGCTGTAGAATTATCAACTAGATATATATCAGATAGGTATCTACCAGATAAAGCTATAGATTTGATTGATGAAGCAGCATCAAAAGTGAGGCTAAAGGAAAATACTCCTCCAGCCGAAATAAAAAAATTAGAATTAGAAATAGAAAATATAGATAAAGAAAAAGAAGAAGCAGTAAGATGCCAAGATTTCGAGAAAGCAGCAAAAATAAGAGATGAGCAAGGCATACTTAAAAAACAATTAGAAGATGTTAGAGAAAGATGGAATAAATCATCTAAACATTCTGATTTAGTTGATGGAGAAGTCATTGCTGAAGTAGTAGGTTTATGGACAGGAATACCTGTTAATAAAATTATTGAGGAAGAAGCTGATAGACTCTTAAAACTTGAAGAAATCTTACACAATAGAGTTATAGGTCAAGAACAAGCAGTAAAATCTATTTCCAAGGCAATAAGAAGGTCAAGAGCAGGTCTTAAAGACCCTAATAGACCAATTGGTTCATTTTTATTTTTAGGGCCTACAGGAGTAGGGAAAACAGAATTATCTAAAGCATTAGCAGAGGTTCAATTTGGAGATGAAAATCAAATAATAAGAATTGATATGTCTGAATATATGGAAAAACATGCTGTATCAAGAATGATAGGTTCACCTCCTGGTTATATAGGTCATGATGAAGGGGGGCAATTAACTGAAAAAGTAAGAAGAAACCCATATTCAGTTATTTTATTTGATGAGATAGAAAAAGCCCATCCAGATGTGTTTAATATTCTATTACAAATTCTAGATGATGGTAGATTAACAGATTCAAAAGGAAGAACTGTTGACTTTAAGAATACTATTGTAATAATGACATCAAATGTTGGTGCATCTACAATTGGTAGACAAAAAACTTTAGGATTTAGTATAGCTAAAGGAGACGAAGAAGAAAAGTCTCAATATGAAAAAATGAAAGAAAACATAATGGGTGAATTAAAGCAAAGATTCAGACCAGAGTTTTTAAACAGAATAGATGATATAATAGTTTTCCATTCATTAAATGCAGAGCATATATCTAAAATAGTAATTTTAATGGTAGACAAATTACAAGAAAGACTAAAAGATATGGAAATAAAACTAGAAATGAGTGATGAAGCTATAAAATTAATTTCTAAATCTGGATTTGATTTAGAATATGGAGCAAGACCACTTAAAAGAGCCTTACAAAAAGAACTAGAAGATGAGTTATCTGAAGCGATTTTAAGAGGTGATGTAAAAAAAGGAAGTAATATAATGGCAAAAGTTAAAGATGAAAAAGTAGTTTTTGAAACTAAATAA
- a CDS encoding protein arginine kinase, with product MKENIVMKSRVRLARNLKNYPFPNRLDKECAMEIIEKVKNAFMNSSLEHKEEFDFYKIEDLDQSKKMLMVEEHMISPDLAENDKSAVIVKKDKTVSIMINEEDHIRIQTMCDDLNLENAYNIANEIDDLLESNLEYAFSTKLGYLTSCPTNTGTGMRASVMMHLPALSQLGYMDELYKISSQIGIAIRGIYGERTEALGNIYQISNQLTLGRTESNIIENVSGLTKDAISKEVKAREILQKKLGIKLEDKIFRSIGTLENSRVMSSSEAMSHLSNIKMGIEMNYIKKLDLKDIEQLMIGIQPAHQSIMYKSDDVENRDINRATYIRETLEKLRGGINYELQ from the coding sequence ATGAAAGAGAATATAGTCATGAAATCAAGAGTTAGGCTGGCTAGGAACTTGAAAAATTATCCTTTTCCAAATAGGTTAGATAAAGAGTGTGCTATGGAAATAATAGAAAAGGTAAAAAATGCATTTATGAACTCTAGTTTAGAACATAAAGAAGAGTTTGATTTCTATAAGATTGAAGATTTAGACCAATCTAAAAAGATGCTTATGGTTGAAGAGCACATGATAAGTCCAGACTTAGCAGAAAATGATAAAAGTGCTGTTATAGTAAAAAAAGATAAAACTGTAAGTATAATGATAAATGAAGAAGATCACATAAGAATACAAACTATGTGTGATGATTTAAATTTAGAAAATGCGTATAACATAGCAAATGAAATAGATGATTTATTAGAATCAAATTTAGAATATGCATTTAGCACAAAGTTGGGCTATCTAACATCTTGCCCAACTAATACAGGAACTGGAATGAGAGCTTCTGTAATGATGCATTTGCCTGCATTAAGTCAATTAGGTTATATGGATGAACTTTATAAGATTTCATCACAAATAGGTATAGCAATAAGAGGTATATATGGAGAGCGAACAGAAGCATTGGGAAATATATACCAAATATCTAATCAGCTTACACTTGGAAGAACTGAGTCTAATATTATAGAAAATGTAAGTGGTCTTACAAAGGATGCAATTTCAAAAGAAGTGAAAGCTAGAGAAATATTACAAAAAAAATTAGGTATAAAATTAGAGGATAAAATATTTAGGTCAATAGGAACACTTGAAAATTCAAGGGTAATGAGTAGTTCAGAGGCAATGAGCCATCTATCAAATATAAAAATGGGAATAGAGATGAACTATATAAAAAAATTAGATTTAAAAGATATAGAACAACTTATGATAGGTATACAACCAGCACATCAGTCAATAATGTATAAGAGTGATGATGTTGAGAATAGAGATATAAATAGAGCAACATACATTAGAGAAACTTTGGAAAAATTAAGAGGAGGGATAAATTATGAACTTCAATAG
- a CDS encoding UvrB/UvrC motif-containing protein, which translates to MLCQKCNKNKASVYYNKIVNGEKTEMYLCSECAKENTEMNFNLDMPFSMMDIFSNLGFQPKKELEEKLVCQKCNMTYSEFKNNGRFGCSECYNAFSSQVNPMLQNIHGHIEHIGKAPKKSFYKISVENEIRELKEDLDRAIKNEEYELAAQFRDKIKYLKGSID; encoded by the coding sequence ATGCTATGTCAAAAATGTAATAAAAATAAAGCATCTGTATATTACAATAAAATAGTCAATGGAGAAAAGACAGAAATGTATTTATGTAGTGAATGTGCTAAAGAGAATACAGAGATGAATTTTAATTTAGATATGCCTTTTTCAATGATGGATATATTTTCTAACTTAGGATTTCAACCTAAAAAAGAGCTTGAAGAAAAGTTAGTTTGCCAAAAATGTAATATGACATATAGTGAATTTAAGAATAATGGAAGATTTGGATGTAGTGAATGTTACAATGCATTTAGCAGTCAAGTAAATCCAATGCTTCAAAATATACATGGCCATATAGAACATATAGGTAAGGCACCTAAAAAATCTTTTTATAAAATAAGTGTAGAAAATGAGATTAGAGAATTAAAAGAAGATTTAGATAGAGCTATAAAAAATGAAGAGTATGAATTGGCTGCTCAATTTAGAGATAAGATTAAGTATTTAAAAGGCTCTATTGACTAA
- a CDS encoding CtsR family transcriptional regulator: MATMTDIIEKFIKDLMEEDNSIQIQRNELANLFSCAPSQINYVLTTRFTIDKGYYIESKKGGGGYVQIEKIRRSKGGHIREILNEKIGSQISYKKAKELVESLRESNLISERELKLILYAIDDKSLCMPVYELKEKVRSNVLKNIIIGVFSIEE, from the coding sequence ATGGCAACTATGACAGATATAATTGAAAAATTTATTAAAGATTTGATGGAAGAAGATAATAGTATACAGATTCAAAGAAATGAACTAGCAAACTTGTTTAGTTGTGCACCATCACAAATAAATTATGTTTTAACGACTAGGTTTACCATAGATAAAGGCTATTATATAGAAAGCAAAAAAGGTGGCGGAGGATATGTTCAGATAGAAAAAATACGAAGAAGTAAAGGTGGACATATTAGAGAAATATTGAATGAAAAAATAGGAAGTCAAATATCCTATAAGAAAGCAAAAGAGTTGGTAGAAAGTTTGAGAGAATCAAATTTAATTAGTGAAAGAGAATTAAAACTAATATTATATGCAATAGATGATAAATCATTATGTATGCCAGTATATGAATTAAAAGAGAAGGTAAGGTCTAATGTTTTAAAGAATATAATAATAGGAGTATTTAGTATAGAGGAGTGA
- a CDS encoding elongation factor G, with amino-acid sequence MKVYDSNMLRNVAVLGHSGCGKTNLIETIAYTANTNKIPKLTDKVNMTYSMGLIPIEYNDYKFNLLDTPGYFDFSGDVVSSLRASDAAIIVIDATAPIQVGTEKSLELTESIPKIMFINKIDNEKARYKDAIAMLREKYNNKIVPMISPIYKDKNFVKLHNVFENIDDLEGEFKEQAMSVKEALMELIAETDDQILDKYFNGEELTTEEIQKGIVIGIQRGDIIPVICGSTINNIGTKEILDTISNYLEPIFTEESKPFKGLVFKTMVDPFVGKMSYIKITQGAISKDKEIFNINKNIKEKIANIYTLRNSELVEVEKAKAGDVVVVTKVNSLKTGDTISVDKDAEALDKIDFPKPQIYYAVNPKNKGDEEKVAAVLNKLVEEDPTLHWYRNTETKQALLGGQGELHIKTIKNKMKDKFGVDVELNDLKVPYRETIKETADVQGKHKKQSGGHGQYGDVKIRFERCESDFEFAEEIFGGSVPKQYIPAVEKGLKDSMQKGVLAGFPVTNIKATLYDGSYHDVDSSEMAFKMAASAAFKKGMEEAHPILLEPIMKLKITVPEEYMGDVMGDINKRRGKIFGMEPDNKGKQIIFAEAPQAETFKYAIDLRAMTQGRGYFEMELERYGEVPSQFAEKIIGLATVK; translated from the coding sequence ATGAAGGTTTATGATAGTAACATGTTGAGAAATGTAGCGGTACTAGGACATAGCGGATGTGGTAAAACAAATCTAATCGAAACTATAGCTTACACAGCAAACACTAATAAGATACCTAAATTAACTGACAAGGTAAATATGACTTATAGTATGGGATTAATACCTATAGAGTACAATGACTATAAGTTTAACTTATTGGATACACCAGGATATTTTGACTTTAGCGGAGACGTTGTATCATCTCTTAGAGCAAGTGATGCAGCAATAATAGTAATAGATGCAACAGCACCTATTCAAGTTGGTACAGAGAAATCATTAGAACTAACTGAGAGTATTCCTAAGATAATGTTTATAAATAAAATAGATAATGAAAAAGCAAGATATAAAGATGCAATAGCAATGTTGAGAGAAAAGTACAATAATAAAATAGTTCCAATGATAAGTCCTATATACAAAGATAAAAACTTTGTCAAATTGCATAATGTATTTGAAAATATAGATGATTTAGAAGGTGAATTTAAAGAACAAGCTATGAGTGTAAAAGAAGCTTTAATGGAACTTATAGCAGAAACAGATGACCAAATATTAGATAAGTATTTTAATGGGGAAGAGTTAACTACAGAAGAAATACAAAAAGGTATTGTTATAGGTATACAGAGAGGCGATATTATCCCTGTAATATGTGGCTCAACTATAAATAACATAGGAACAAAAGAAATATTAGATACAATATCAAATTATCTAGAGCCGATATTTACAGAAGAGAGTAAGCCATTTAAAGGATTAGTATTTAAAACTATGGTTGACCCATTTGTAGGAAAAATGTCATATATAAAAATTACTCAAGGTGCAATCTCTAAAGATAAAGAAATTTTTAATATAAACAAAAACATAAAAGAAAAAATAGCTAACATATATACATTGAGAAATAGTGAATTGGTTGAAGTAGAAAAAGCTAAGGCTGGTGATGTAGTAGTAGTAACTAAAGTTAATTCTCTAAAAACGGGAGATACTATATCTGTAGATAAAGATGCAGAAGCTTTAGACAAGATAGATTTCCCTAAGCCACAAATATATTATGCTGTCAATCCTAAAAATAAGGGTGATGAAGAAAAGGTAGCAGCTGTATTAAACAAACTTGTAGAAGAAGACCCTACATTACATTGGTATAGAAATACAGAGACAAAGCAAGCCCTTTTAGGAGGACAAGGGGAACTTCACATAAAAACAATTAAAAATAAAATGAAAGATAAGTTTGGGGTAGATGTTGAATTAAATGACCTTAAAGTCCCTTATAGAGAAACTATAAAGGAAACAGCTGATGTACAAGGAAAACACAAGAAACAATCAGGTGGTCATGGTCAATATGGAGATGTAAAGATAAGATTTGAAAGATGTGAATCTGACTTTGAATTTGCAGAAGAGATATTTGGTGGTTCTGTACCAAAGCAATATATACCAGCAGTAGAAAAAGGTTTAAAAGATTCTATGCAAAAAGGAGTATTGGCTGGTTTCCCTGTTACAAATATAAAGGCTACACTTTATGATGGTTCATACCATGATGTAGACTCTTCTGAAATGGCTTTTAAGATGGCAGCAAGTGCAGCATTTAAAAAAGGTATGGAGGAAGCTCATCCAATATTATTAGAGCCTATTATGAAACTTAAGATAACTGTTCCAGAAGAATATATGGGAGATGTTATGGGAGATATAAACAAGAGAAGAGGTAAAATATTTGGTATGGAACCAGATAATAAAGGAAAACAAATAATATTTGCAGAGGCTCCACAAGCAGAGACATTTAAATATGCAATAGATTTAAGAGCAATGACACAAGGTAGAGGATACTTTGAAATGGAATTAGAAAGATATGGAGAGGTTCCATCACAATTTGCAGAAAAAATAATCGGATTAGCTACTGTAAAGTAA